The nucleotide sequence TTTCCCCATAATCTCTAAAGATTTTCGTGAGGCCTTCTAAACTTTCTTTATTGAGAATCATAGATGCCGTAACTTTTAGGCGGCGATCCATACGCATATCTAATGGGCCATTTTCTCGATAAGTGAAACCACGACTCGCTTCATCTAAATGATGAGAACTCACACCGATATCCATTAAAATACCATCGACCTGATTCCAGCATTCATCTTTTTTGAGATCTTTTAAATCACGAAAATTCAATCGCTTTGACTGGAAATTTTCACCATACTTACTCAAGCGTTCTTTCGCAGCCCGCAAAGCCTTGTCATCACAATCAAGCCCTAAAAGCTGGATATCCTTAGCGCTTTCAAGGATAAGCGAACTATGTCCACCTCCACCTAAAGTACAATCAATATATTTGCCTCCTGCATGAGGCTGTAATCCATGAATAACTTGTTCAGCTAAAACGGGTATGTGGTAAAAATCTTTCATTAACTATTTGCTCCAAATAAATCATCCAGGCTTACATCTTGGTTCATTAAGCCATCTAACATTGCGTAAGGGTCCATTTCATCTTCTTGACTGGCTTCCCATTCATCTTTTGCCCAAATCTGTGCGGTTGTAACAGCGCCGACTAATACGGCATCACTTTTTATCCCTGCATGTGCCTTCATCTTTGCGGGCAAGGGAACTCGCCCCTGCTTATCACATTGCACTTCTTGAATTTTCGCACCGAAGGCCGCTAAGGCTCTCGCCATTTTTGGATTCGTAAAGGAAACTTTTTTCAATCGCTCCCTCAAAACGGCAAACATGTATTCAGGAATAATTTGAATCATCTTATCTTTTCCAGGCAATAGGTACATACGAGATCCCTCTCCCCCTCTCCAAGAGCGGGGGATCGCAAGCCGGCGTTGTGTATCGACAGAATGTTCGAACTCGCCGGTGAATATGATCTCGTCAGACGACATGCTAAACTTCTCTCACCTATTTTTACCTAATTGCACCTATTTTACCCTATCAAGCACAATAAAGCAACTAGCGTCCACTAAAAAAATAAGTTTTATTTGAAGAAAAATTTTGACCGAAAAATACACAAAGTCTTTAAAAAGAGCGCTTTTCAAAAGCATAAAGAGTCATCTAAGAGCGAAATATAACGCGGCCCCTATCCTCCCCTGAGACCGTATAAAAAGCCACATTAAGTTTTTTAGCTCGATACAAAAAAAAAATGCCCGCATATAGCGAGCTCATTGAGAAGGTATAAAAATAAGGTGAGTTTTCGGAATTAATTAAGACAAGGAGAACTACACGGGATACCCAATAG is from Lentisphaera profundi and encodes:
- a CDS encoding division/cell wall cluster transcriptional repressor MraZ, which translates into the protein MSSDEIIFTGEFEHSVDTQRRLAIPRSWRGGEGSRMYLLPGKDKMIQIIPEYMFAVLRERLKKVSFTNPKMARALAAFGAKIQEVQCDKQGRVPLPAKMKAHAGIKSDAVLVGAVTTAQIWAKDEWEASQEDEMDPYAMLDGLMNQDVSLDDLFGANS
- the rsmH gene encoding 16S rRNA (cytosine(1402)-N(4))-methyltransferase RsmH, yielding MKDFYHIPVLAEQVIHGLQPHAGGKYIDCTLGGGGHSSLILESAKDIQLLGLDCDDKALRAAKERLSKYGENFQSKRLNFRDLKDLKKDECWNQVDGILMDIGVSSHHLDEASRGFTYRENGPLDMRMDRRLKVTASMILNKESLEGLTKIFRDYGEMKEAYRLAKAIVADRDKELFTHTEQLAGLADRVCVNRNRRKRNPAPTLAFQALRIAVNDELGALESGMAAAFDLLKPGGRLAVISFHSLEDRMVKEFFKEKAVACDCPPDIPVCVCGRSPQMKIITRKPLTAESGELEENTRSACAKLRVAEKI